AGGGCACTTCCGTCCCGGCTTCTTCACCGGCGTGTGCACGGTCGTGATGAAGCTTTTCGGCTGCGTGCGGCCGAAGGTGGCGGTGTTCGGCAAGAAGGACTACCAGCAGCTGATGGTGATCCGCCGCATGGTCGAGCAGCTCGCGATGGACGTGGCCATCGAAGCCGGCGAGACCCGGCGTGCCGACAGCGGGCTCGCGCTCTCTTCGCGCAACGGCTACCTCAGCGATGCCCAGCGCGCGAAGGCGGTGGAGCTGGTGGGCGCGCTTCGCTCCCTGGGGGTGCGTTACCGCGAGGCGCCGCACCAGCGCGATCGCCTGGAAGCGCAGGCGATCGAATCGCTGGCTTCGCGGGGATGGGCACCCGACTACCTCACGGTCCGCCGGCGCAGCGATCTGGGCGTCCCGACCGATGCGGGCGAGCCGCTGGTGGTGCTG
The Piscinibacter sp. XHJ-5 DNA segment above includes these coding regions:
- the panC gene encoding pantoate--beta-alanine ligase, with the translated sequence MNLVHTIAELRALLPEAGRCAFVPTMGNLHEGHLSLTRQAARHGLPVVASIFVNRLQFAPHEDFDRYPRTLQRDCELLEAAQCDIVFAPDERELYPQPQAFKVQPDPALGDILEGHFRPGFFTGVCTVVMKLFGCVRPKVAVFGKKDYQQLMVIRRMVEQLAMDVAIEAGETRRADSGLALSSRNGYLSDAQRAKAVELVGALRSLGVRYREAPHQRDRLEAQAIESLASRGWAPDYLTVRRRSDLGVPTDAGEPLVVLGAARLATTRLIDNVEV